The following proteins come from a genomic window of Alicyclobacillus dauci:
- a CDS encoding phosphotransferase family protein, giving the protein MEEHALPDRVLKWVVQCVDPMAVIESVRLLDGSTSSSVYGLSIRLSNAPLQFVLRQFDNVEWRSEEPDLARHEAGSLRRAATIDVPTPTLVAFDETGEDCGVPSVLMTRLEGAVVLRPRDMNIWVDRLAQSLAQIHAVGADDYPWAYFTYADIPSLKTPTWSSVPELWDEALRMVSGPQPVSRECFIHRDYHPANVLWTEHPVSGVVDWVNACRGPAGIDVGHCRVNLAQLFNVPTANAFLTAYRRYAGAVFDYDPFWDLLSLIEFLSERPTVYPGWKAFGVHDVTEQLIRERLDAFVTSVAGRISGD; this is encoded by the coding sequence GTGGAGGAACATGCACTGCCGGATCGTGTTCTCAAGTGGGTCGTTCAGTGTGTAGACCCCATGGCCGTCATTGAATCGGTTCGGTTGCTTGATGGTAGTACGTCCTCTTCCGTCTACGGTCTTTCGATCCGGCTCAGCAACGCGCCACTACAATTCGTCCTACGTCAGTTCGACAATGTGGAGTGGCGATCGGAAGAACCGGATTTGGCCCGCCATGAAGCAGGGAGTCTCCGGCGGGCAGCGACAATCGACGTCCCTACGCCGACACTCGTCGCGTTCGATGAAACTGGAGAGGACTGTGGCGTTCCTTCGGTGCTCATGACGAGACTGGAGGGAGCGGTTGTGCTCCGGCCACGTGATATGAACATCTGGGTGGATAGACTGGCACAGTCACTTGCACAAATTCATGCGGTGGGGGCGGACGATTACCCGTGGGCGTATTTTACATATGCGGACATTCCATCGCTGAAGACGCCAACATGGTCTAGTGTCCCTGAATTGTGGGACGAAGCACTGCGCATGGTGAGTGGACCCCAGCCCGTCTCGAGGGAGTGCTTTATTCATCGGGATTATCACCCGGCGAACGTTTTGTGGACTGAGCATCCCGTAAGTGGCGTGGTCGACTGGGTAAACGCCTGCCGCGGTCCCGCCGGGATTGACGTCGGGCATTGTCGCGTCAATCTAGCGCAACTGTTCAATGTCCCAACAGCGAATGCCTTTTTGACGGCTTATCGTCGTTATGCCGGGGCAGTCTTTGACTACGATCCGTTTTGGGATTTGCTGTCACTGATCGAGTTTCTTTCGGAGCGACCCACGGTGTATCCGGGCTGGAAGGCTTTTGGCGTGCATGACGTCACAGAACAGTTGATAAGAGAACGTTTGGACGCATTCGTGACTAGTGTCGCGGGACGTATTTCGGGTGATTGA